The Paenibacillus sp. MBLB1832 genome has a window encoding:
- the atzF gene encoding allophanate hydrolase, with amino-acid sequence MGDHLDKELTISYLREGYMAGTFSPQEVISVIVDRAAVDADMNIWISQPTMEIIQPYVDRLSTLSMADAPLWGIPFAIKDNIDLAGVPTTAGCAEFAYTPSEHAGVVERLIAAGAIPVGKTNLDQFATGLVGARSPYGEAHNALRPELISGGSSSGSAVSVARGQVVFSLGTDTAGSGRVPAALNRLVGYKPSLGAWPTKGVVPACASLDCVTVFAHTLADALIVDSVARGVHADDPWSRSVVREPSALPARFCLPQGELGFYGPYAAEYRAAWETAINLIREVSRLEGIPIVEVDVTLFAQAAAILYEGPWVAERWADLGPFIEANPGVTFPVTEKVLRSGSAAEYDAASVFIAIHRLQQLKLEARKLLQDAVLVMPTCGGTWTREQVLADPISTNRDMGRYTNHCNLLDLCAVAVPAGNAAPETPFGITLFALAEEEGLICGSAELLLGGGEKAAAEVAAIADGAVAAQTTLVAVCGLHMRGYPLEQQMLGCGARFIREDETAAKYSLVKLPTTPAKPGLVKQQQGGAAIQLEVWEMPLAAFGGFAAAIPAPLGIGKVELRDGTEVPGFICEAYAAAGAEDVTPQRSWRSVAPL; translated from the coding sequence ATGGGAGATCACTTAGACAAAGAATTAACGATTTCGTATCTGCGTGAGGGCTACATGGCGGGAACCTTTTCTCCGCAAGAGGTGATCTCGGTCATCGTGGATCGCGCTGCCGTGGATGCAGATATGAATATTTGGATTTCACAGCCAACGATGGAGATTATTCAGCCCTATGTGGATCGGTTATCCACGCTTTCTATGGCGGATGCGCCGCTTTGGGGAATTCCTTTTGCGATCAAAGATAACATTGACCTTGCAGGCGTTCCGACAACAGCAGGCTGTGCGGAATTTGCTTATACACCGAGTGAACATGCGGGTGTGGTGGAGCGTTTAATTGCGGCAGGCGCCATTCCTGTTGGCAAAACGAATCTAGATCAGTTCGCGACTGGTCTAGTCGGTGCTAGGAGTCCTTATGGCGAGGCGCACAATGCGCTTCGTCCCGAACTGATCAGCGGCGGCTCGAGCTCTGGCTCAGCCGTCAGCGTGGCTCGTGGCCAAGTGGTTTTCTCCCTTGGCACGGACACAGCTGGCTCCGGCCGTGTGCCAGCCGCGTTGAACCGCTTAGTCGGCTACAAGCCAAGCCTCGGCGCTTGGCCGACCAAAGGTGTCGTGCCCGCTTGTGCGAGCCTCGACTGTGTCACAGTCTTTGCGCATACCCTTGCGGATGCGCTTATCGTTGACAGCGTGGCGCGCGGTGTGCACGCTGATGATCCATGGTCGCGCAGCGTGGTTCGGGAACCGTCCGCGCTTCCTGCTCGATTCTGCCTGCCGCAAGGCGAGCTAGGCTTCTACGGACCATACGCCGCGGAGTATCGCGCGGCGTGGGAAACAGCGATTAATCTTATTCGCGAAGTTAGTCGCCTCGAGGGAATTCCAATCGTCGAAGTGGACGTAACGCTGTTCGCGCAAGCGGCTGCAATATTATATGAAGGGCCATGGGTGGCAGAGCGATGGGCTGATTTGGGACCTTTTATTGAAGCAAACCCTGGCGTGACATTCCCTGTGACGGAGAAGGTGCTGCGCTCTGGTTCAGCGGCAGAGTACGATGCGGCTTCGGTGTTTATTGCGATCCACCGTTTGCAACAGCTGAAGCTTGAAGCACGGAAGTTGCTGCAAGACGCTGTGCTCGTGATGCCGACTTGCGGCGGCACGTGGACGCGCGAGCAAGTGCTCGCCGATCCAATCAGTACGAATCGGGACATGGGCCGCTACACCAATCATTGCAATCTGCTGGATCTATGCGCGGTGGCAGTGCCTGCGGGCAATGCGGCGCCAGAGACGCCGTTCGGAATCACACTCTTCGCGTTGGCGGAAGAGGAAGGATTGATCTGCGGCTCTGCGGAGCTGCTGTTGGGCGGCGGTGAGAAGGCAGCAGCTGAGGTTGCTGCAATTGCGGACGGCGCCGTGGCTGCGCAGACGACGCTGGTGGCGGTTTGCGGGCTACACATGCGTGGCTACCCGCTTGAGCAACAAATGCTAGGCTGTGGCGCCCGTTTCATCCGTGAGGATGAAACGGCTGCGAAGTACAGCCTCGTGAAACTGCCAACCACGCCTGCGAAGCCAGGCTTGGTCAAACAGCAGCAGGGTGGCGCCGCCATCCAGCTGGAGGTTTGGGAGATGCCGCTGGCGGCCTTCGGCGGCTTCGCTGCTGCGATCCCGGCTCCGCTCGGGATCGGCAAGGTTGAGCTCCGGGACGGCACGGAGGTCCCGGGCTTTATTTGTGAGGCTTACGCGGCTGCGGGCGCGGAAGACGTGACGCCGCAGCGGAGTTGGCGCAGCGTGGCTCCTTTATAA
- the uca gene encoding urea carboxylase, with the protein MFTKVLIANRGAIAVRIERTLRKLGVQSVAVYTAADQDSLHVDGADEAVLIGEGPAKSSYLNTELILQTALATGAQAIHPGYGFLSENAEFARACREHGIVFIGPTPEQMEMFGLKHSAREIAQRAGVPMLPGTPLITELDEALLEAARIGYPVILKSTAGGGGIGMRVCGDEATLRSAYDGVRHLAETNFKNGGMFLEKYIARARHVEVQIFGNALGEVVALGERDCSIQRRNQKVIEESPAPNLSDEVRERMFASAKRLAAEVGYRSAGTVEFLYDPETCEFYFLEVNTRLQVEHGVTEEVLGIDLVEWMVREAALELNDLQSLIRKPQGHSIQARIYAEDCLQQFRPSAGQLDRAVFSSEARNETWVRDGLTVTTLYDPMLAKIIVHGKDRLDAIHKLVGALAQTRLYGLTTNLQYVRALLQEEACLSGNVYTQLLNTFEPEERALEVVDGGIQTTVQDFPGRIRHWDVGVPPCGPMDPLSFRIGNKLLGNADDAPGLEMTLRGGSYKFRSAMWFCVTGADMQAELDGEAVATYRPIKAAKGQVLSFGEAKEGMRAYLLIGGGLDMPKILGSSATFTLGGFGGHGGRALRTGDVLGVNENEQVSVQPIDLAASYRPAMTREWTIGVVPGPHCTGEFLRTEYLDQLTETRWEVHFNSSRTGVRLKGPAPLWTREDGGEAGLHPSNIHDNAYAIGTLDLTGDMPILLGPDGPSLGGFVCPVTTASAEFWKLGQLHPGDSVRFHLLTLQEAEALRDLQESNLRAIGEGDFDQVKLVSLPSVNEEITPEYPRLYHEMANRRFPITIRCCGDQNLLVEYGELELDLLLRFQVQALMQAISESGAIPVLDLTPGIRSLQIHIDPAQITVMEACRKVVEIDAALPPLEQFRVPSRIVRLPLSWDDPATQLAIERYQQGVRPDAPWCPSNLEFIQRINGLDSIDDVKKIVYDANYLVLGLGDVYLGAPVATPTDPRHRLVTTKYNPARTWTPENAVGIGGAYMCVYGMEGPGGYQFVGRTIQMWNRLRSTESFQAGKPWLLRFFDQIQFYEVSAEELLQLREDFPRGRYEADIQETTFDLGEYLQFLQSIEESADTFRTQQRVAFNEERESWKAKGLAEYVSEGETVDAAPEDELPEGTIAVRGIMPGSVWKVLVSPGEKVKKGDQLAILESMKMEFPQHAPCDGYVSMVGVKPGDQVHAGQLILGISQQSA; encoded by the coding sequence ATGTTTACCAAAGTGCTAATTGCGAATCGCGGAGCGATTGCTGTACGAATCGAGCGTACCTTACGTAAACTGGGGGTTCAATCCGTTGCTGTGTATACGGCGGCAGATCAAGATAGCTTGCATGTAGATGGAGCGGATGAGGCAGTTCTGATCGGGGAGGGGCCTGCCAAATCAAGTTATTTGAATACGGAGCTGATCCTCCAAACTGCACTCGCAACAGGCGCGCAAGCGATTCATCCAGGCTATGGCTTCTTGAGTGAAAATGCGGAGTTTGCCCGCGCTTGCCGCGAGCATGGGATTGTCTTCATCGGGCCGACGCCAGAGCAGATGGAAATGTTTGGACTAAAGCATTCCGCACGTGAAATTGCGCAGCGCGCGGGAGTGCCGATGCTGCCAGGTACACCGCTCATCACCGAGCTGGACGAAGCTTTATTAGAAGCTGCACGCATTGGTTACCCTGTTATTCTAAAAAGCACAGCAGGCGGCGGCGGTATTGGCATGCGCGTATGTGGGGATGAAGCGACGCTGAGATCCGCTTACGACGGCGTGCGTCATTTGGCCGAAACCAACTTCAAGAACGGGGGCATGTTCCTCGAGAAATATATTGCCCGTGCTCGTCACGTGGAGGTTCAAATTTTCGGTAACGCCTTAGGTGAAGTCGTGGCTCTCGGTGAGCGCGATTGCTCGATCCAACGACGCAACCAGAAGGTTATTGAAGAAAGTCCAGCTCCGAACCTGTCCGATGAAGTGCGTGAGCGTATGTTTGCTTCGGCGAAACGTTTGGCGGCTGAAGTTGGTTATCGCAGTGCAGGGACAGTTGAGTTTTTATACGATCCAGAAACATGTGAGTTTTACTTCTTGGAAGTTAACACACGCCTTCAAGTTGAGCATGGCGTTACAGAAGAAGTGTTGGGAATTGATCTCGTGGAGTGGATGGTGCGTGAAGCAGCGCTGGAGTTGAATGATCTGCAATCGCTCATTCGCAAGCCGCAAGGTCACAGCATTCAAGCGAGAATTTATGCTGAGGATTGCCTCCAGCAGTTCCGTCCGAGTGCAGGGCAATTGGATCGCGCTGTTTTCTCAAGCGAGGCGCGTAACGAGACGTGGGTCCGTGACGGCCTGACCGTGACAACCCTGTATGATCCGATGCTGGCTAAAATTATTGTGCACGGCAAGGATCGCCTGGATGCGATCCATAAACTTGTAGGGGCGCTGGCTCAAACGCGATTGTACGGATTAACGACGAACCTGCAGTACGTGCGGGCACTTCTGCAAGAAGAAGCTTGCCTTAGCGGGAATGTGTATACGCAGTTATTGAATACATTTGAACCTGAAGAGCGTGCGCTTGAGGTTGTTGATGGCGGTATTCAAACGACCGTCCAAGACTTCCCTGGCCGTATTCGCCATTGGGATGTAGGCGTACCGCCTTGCGGGCCGATGGATCCGTTGTCCTTCCGAATCGGGAACAAGCTCCTTGGCAATGCGGATGACGCGCCAGGCCTGGAAATGACGCTGCGTGGCGGCTCCTATAAATTCCGCAGTGCGATGTGGTTCTGTGTAACGGGTGCTGATATGCAAGCGGAGCTTGATGGAGAGGCAGTCGCTACGTACCGACCGATCAAGGCAGCCAAAGGGCAAGTGCTAAGCTTCGGCGAAGCTAAAGAAGGCATGCGCGCCTATTTGCTAATCGGCGGCGGGCTTGATATGCCGAAGATTCTGGGGAGTTCGGCTACCTTCACGTTAGGCGGCTTCGGTGGTCATGGCGGTCGTGCGCTGCGCACGGGCGACGTGCTTGGGGTAAACGAAAATGAACAAGTTAGCGTTCAACCGATAGATCTCGCCGCATCATATCGCCCTGCGATGACGCGCGAGTGGACGATTGGTGTTGTGCCTGGACCGCATTGTACAGGTGAGTTTTTGCGTACGGAGTACCTGGATCAGCTGACAGAGACGCGTTGGGAAGTACATTTTAACTCCTCCAGGACGGGGGTTCGCTTGAAAGGGCCTGCTCCGCTGTGGACCCGTGAAGACGGTGGTGAAGCAGGACTTCATCCGTCCAATATTCACGATAATGCCTACGCAATTGGCACGCTGGATTTAACGGGGGATATGCCGATCCTGCTTGGGCCGGATGGACCGAGTCTTGGAGGGTTCGTGTGCCCCGTGACGACGGCCTCCGCCGAGTTCTGGAAGCTGGGTCAGCTGCACCCTGGCGATAGCGTTCGTTTCCATCTGCTTACGCTGCAGGAAGCAGAAGCGCTGCGCGATTTGCAGGAGAGCAATCTGCGTGCGATTGGTGAGGGCGATTTTGACCAAGTAAAGCTGGTGTCGCTGCCTTCGGTTAATGAGGAAATTACACCAGAATATCCGCGTCTCTACCATGAAATGGCGAATCGCCGCTTTCCGATCACGATCCGCTGCTGCGGAGACCAAAATCTGCTTGTCGAATACGGCGAGCTTGAGTTGGACCTCTTGCTTCGTTTTCAAGTGCAGGCTTTGATGCAGGCCATTTCAGAAAGCGGCGCTATTCCTGTCCTAGATCTAACGCCAGGAATTCGTTCCCTGCAAATTCATATCGATCCTGCGCAAATTACAGTCATGGAAGCTTGCCGCAAAGTTGTGGAGATCGATGCTGCTCTCCCTCCTTTGGAACAATTCCGTGTACCGTCGCGTATCGTGCGCTTGCCATTGTCATGGGATGACCCAGCTACGCAATTGGCGATTGAGCGCTATCAACAAGGGGTTCGTCCAGATGCGCCTTGGTGCCCTAGTAACCTCGAGTTCATTCAACGCATTAACGGTCTGGACAGCATCGATGATGTGAAAAAAATCGTTTATGACGCTAACTATCTCGTACTTGGCTTAGGGGATGTGTACCTTGGAGCCCCAGTGGCAACGCCAACCGACCCTCGTCATCGTCTAGTAACAACGAAATATAACCCAGCCCGTACATGGACACCGGAAAATGCCGTCGGCATCGGCGGAGCCTACATGTGTGTCTATGGTATGGAAGGTCCTGGGGGTTATCAATTCGTGGGTCGGACGATCCAAATGTGGAATCGCCTGCGCTCAACAGAAAGCTTCCAAGCGGGTAAGCCGTGGTTGCTGCGGTTTTTTGACCAAATTCAATTCTATGAAGTGAGTGCAGAGGAGCTCTTGCAGCTTCGCGAGGATTTCCCGCGCGGCCGTTATGAGGCGGACATTCAAGAAACCACGTTCGATCTTGGGGAGTATCTGCAATTTTTGCAATCTATAGAAGAAAGCGCGGATACATTCCGTACTCAGCAACGTGTTGCGTTCAACGAGGAGCGCGAGAGTTGGAAGGCCAAAGGCCTTGCGGAGTATGTCTCCGAGGGGGAGACAGTTGATGCTGCCCCAGAGGATGAGTTGCCTGAAGGCACAATTGCTGTTCGAGGCATCATGCCTGGCAGTGTGTGGAAAGTTCTAGTTTCGCCTGGTGAAAAAGTGAAAAAGGGTGACCAACTGGCCATTCTCGAAAGTATGAAAATGGAGTTCCCGCAGCATGCCCCTTGTGATGGCTACGTGTCCATGGTCGGCGTGAAGCCGGGCGATCAAGTTCATGCGGGTCAGCTTATTTTGGGGATTTCACAACAATCGGCATAG
- a CDS encoding urea amidolyase associated protein UAAP2, with protein MAVFNRVESPRLVEEAIYSEVVQAGDGWMRELKPGQVLRIVDLEGNQAADTLFFDAENPEDHYSAVATITGQSNIYLSTGSVLRAESGKALLTIVADTCGRHDTVGGSCSAQSNTVRYAHEKLSMHNCRDTFMLQLAGQDGVYTKRDLAPNINFFMNVPVTPEGGLKFDDGVSAPGCYVEMQSHGRTMVLISNCPQLNNPCNAYNPTPIQVLIWDN; from the coding sequence ATGGCGGTATTTAATCGAGTTGAAAGCCCTCGTCTTGTCGAAGAGGCTATATATAGTGAAGTGGTTCAAGCAGGGGATGGCTGGATGAGGGAGCTGAAGCCAGGGCAAGTGCTCAGAATCGTGGATTTGGAAGGCAATCAAGCGGCGGATACTTTATTTTTCGATGCGGAAAATCCAGAAGATCACTACAGCGCTGTGGCGACAATCACAGGTCAGAGCAACATTTACCTAAGCACAGGATCCGTGCTGCGTGCAGAGTCCGGGAAGGCGCTGCTCACCATTGTCGCTGACACCTGCGGTCGTCATGATACCGTTGGCGGTTCATGCTCAGCACAGAGCAACACCGTGCGATACGCACACGAGAAGTTGTCGATGCACAACTGTCGCGATACGTTCATGCTGCAGCTTGCCGGGCAAGACGGTGTTTATACGAAGCGGGATTTGGCGCCTAACATTAATTTCTTCATGAATGTGCCAGTTACACCTGAAGGCGGGCTAAAGTTCGATGATGGTGTTTCTGCGCCAGGCTGTTATGTCGAAATGCAGTCTCACGGCAGGACGATGGTACTCATCAGCAACTGTCCGCAGCTTAACAATCCATGTAATGCGTACAATCCGACACCGATTCAGGTGCTCATTTGGGATAACTAA
- a CDS encoding urea amidolyase associated protein UAAP1: MANIWSKDIGPGGKWSGTIGKGKLIRLTALEAGANVSFQLYHAKDLTERYNMPDTLKAQYTAHLTRGNVLMSDNGRAMVSIVEDSLGWHDPLSGYTSRAKTDAKYGVTNYQELRNEWLRSGQENFAVELVRNGLSMRDMMPVVNFFSKIVVENNGDMKFVQGHCPAGATVTLRTELDLLVVLSNTPNPLDPSESYPSVPVRIEVLPAPPLHEDDYCLNYRSENRRAFENTWEYHTLLNA, from the coding sequence ATGGCTAACATTTGGAGCAAGGACATTGGGCCAGGGGGCAAATGGTCAGGGACCATTGGCAAAGGGAAGTTGATTCGATTGACAGCGCTGGAAGCGGGGGCGAATGTTTCGTTCCAGCTGTACCACGCGAAGGATCTGACGGAGCGCTACAATATGCCGGATACGCTGAAAGCACAGTATACCGCTCACTTGACACGAGGCAACGTGTTGATGAGTGATAACGGTCGAGCAATGGTGAGCATCGTAGAAGATAGCCTAGGCTGGCATGATCCATTGAGCGGCTACACAAGCCGCGCAAAAACCGATGCCAAATACGGAGTGACGAACTATCAAGAGCTGCGCAATGAGTGGCTGCGGAGCGGGCAAGAAAATTTCGCCGTGGAGCTGGTTCGCAATGGCCTAAGTATGCGGGATATGATGCCGGTCGTGAACTTCTTTTCCAAAATCGTTGTAGAAAACAATGGGGATATGAAGTTCGTTCAAGGACACTGCCCAGCAGGTGCGACGGTCACACTAAGAACTGAACTTGATCTATTAGTAGTTCTATCTAATACGCCGAACCCTCTAGATCCCAGCGAGAGCTACCCGTCGGTGCCTGTCAGGATCGAGGTGCTCCCAGCACCGCCCCTCCATGAAGACGATTATTGCTTGAATTATCGCTCGGAGAATCGTAGAGCTTTTGAAAATACATGGGAATATCACACCTTATTAAACGCTTAA
- a CDS encoding APC family permease: MSNQVTLRRSLSLYQVVYMGLAWMTPMIYFSIYGIAYENSHGMLTQAYLLAFVAIFFTAYSYGVMSKVFPTSGSAYTYTKKSLHPYLGFLVGWALLLDYFFSPIIACLTFGIYLHAQFPSIPAYVWIIGLNIVLGIINIIGIKFSANISKLFVWIQIIFIATFCFFLFRNLAGAQEIHPLQPFLQTDVPFTTILAGASIICFSFLGFDTVTTMAEETVNSEKTIPRAIMIIIIAASVLYLVPSFLTQLVYPHLTFVNVDSAGFEIVKMVGGAALSSVFLTVLVLAIFTQGLSSVTSVSRLLFVLGRDEVLPKRAFAYLHPKLGTPVINIVIVSVVSLLALAISLDNAVKFVNFGALTAFFFVNVSVIAQKYAKERRRSAKQTVLYLALPLLGAGFIGYLLSLLDQDALWMGMTWLVIGIVYHLLMGKRSARLQGTAVVPVRTAGGARAAGTAGTTGTVGTIK, translated from the coding sequence ATGTCCAATCAAGTCACACTACGTAGATCGTTAAGTCTCTACCAAGTCGTCTATATGGGACTCGCCTGGATGACCCCGATGATTTACTTCTCTATTTATGGCATCGCGTATGAGAACTCTCATGGAATGCTCACACAAGCGTATCTGCTCGCATTCGTCGCTATTTTTTTCACGGCCTATAGCTATGGTGTCATGTCCAAGGTGTTTCCGACATCCGGCTCCGCGTATACGTACACCAAAAAAAGCCTTCACCCTTACCTCGGCTTCCTCGTCGGTTGGGCGCTGCTTCTGGACTACTTCTTCTCTCCCATCATCGCTTGCCTCACCTTCGGCATTTACTTGCATGCACAATTCCCTTCCATTCCAGCTTATGTGTGGATCATCGGACTTAATATCGTCCTCGGTATCATTAACATCATCGGCATAAAATTTTCCGCAAATATAAGTAAGTTGTTCGTTTGGATTCAAATTATTTTCATCGCCACCTTCTGCTTCTTCCTCTTTCGCAACTTAGCCGGCGCCCAGGAGATTCATCCGCTTCAGCCTTTCTTACAAACGGATGTGCCATTTACCACGATTCTAGCTGGCGCTTCGATTATTTGCTTCTCGTTCTTGGGCTTCGATACGGTCACTACGATGGCTGAAGAAACGGTTAACTCGGAGAAAACGATCCCGCGCGCCATCATGATTATCATCATTGCGGCTAGCGTTCTTTACTTGGTGCCATCTTTCCTGACACAGCTCGTTTATCCGCATCTAACATTCGTCAACGTTGACTCCGCAGGCTTCGAGATTGTCAAAATGGTTGGGGGAGCGGCTTTGAGCTCCGTATTCCTTACGGTTTTGGTATTAGCTATTTTCACCCAGGGTTTATCTTCCGTAACGAGCGTGTCTCGCCTGCTTTTTGTATTGGGTCGGGATGAAGTACTTCCGAAGCGCGCCTTCGCTTATCTTCATCCGAAGCTGGGGACGCCTGTTATCAACATTGTGATTGTTAGTGTAGTGTCCCTACTCGCACTCGCGATCTCACTCGACAACGCTGTGAAGTTCGTAAATTTTGGCGCGCTGACCGCCTTCTTCTTCGTCAATGTTTCTGTCATCGCGCAAAAGTATGCGAAAGAACGCAGACGCTCTGCGAAGCAAACGGTTCTTTATCTGGCATTGCCTTTGCTGGGAGCTGGCTTCATCGGCTACCTGCTGTCGCTGCTGGATCAGGATGCCCTCTGGATGGGCATGACCTGGCTCGTCATCGGGATCGTGTACCATCTTCTGATGGGAAAACGATCCGCTCGGTTGCAGGGCACAGCTGTTGTACCTGTGCGTACGGCTGGCGGCGCGCGGGCGGCGGGGACTGCTGGGACTACTGGAACGGTGGGGACGATCAAGTAG
- a CDS encoding Gfo/Idh/MocA family protein, which translates to MNRLAIIGTNWITEEFIHAALETGEFEVTAVYSRTEEKAAEFAAKFDISHRYADLNAFAQSDAFDAVYIASPNSLHAQYAVLCMEHGKHVICEKPAASNSSELAAMIAAARNNKVVFMEALKSTLMPNFKAVQANIHKLGPIRRYFASYCQYSSRYDAYKQGTVLNAFNPAFSNGSMMDLGVYCIYPLAVLFGAPNRVQASAVMLESGVDGEGSLLLSYDGMDAVIQHSKIASSYLPAEIQGELATMVIDTINQPSRVQIRYRDGSVEDLTQEQSARTMRYEAEEFSRLIREGVLESATNSHATSSIAMAIMDEARRQIGLVFPADRV; encoded by the coding sequence ATGAACCGTTTAGCTATCATTGGTACGAACTGGATCACAGAGGAATTCATTCATGCTGCGCTAGAAACGGGAGAGTTCGAAGTCACCGCAGTCTACTCTCGTACCGAGGAGAAAGCCGCTGAATTCGCGGCTAAATTCGACATTTCGCATCGTTATGCGGATTTGAATGCTTTTGCACAAAGCGATGCGTTCGACGCTGTTTATATTGCAAGTCCGAACTCCCTGCATGCGCAGTATGCCGTTCTCTGTATGGAGCACGGGAAGCACGTCATTTGCGAAAAGCCTGCGGCGTCCAACAGCTCAGAGCTGGCGGCGATGATCGCCGCGGCACGCAATAACAAAGTCGTGTTCATGGAAGCGTTGAAATCAACGCTCATGCCAAATTTTAAAGCCGTACAAGCGAATATACATAAACTGGGTCCCATTCGCCGTTACTTCGCGAGCTACTGTCAGTACTCGTCTAGATATGACGCGTACAAGCAAGGGACCGTGCTGAATGCGTTCAATCCTGCTTTCTCGAACGGCTCAATGATGGATCTAGGCGTGTACTGCATCTACCCGCTGGCCGTGTTGTTCGGTGCGCCAAACCGCGTTCAAGCGAGCGCCGTTATGTTGGAATCTGGTGTCGATGGCGAAGGCAGCCTCTTGCTCAGCTATGACGGCATGGATGCGGTCATCCAGCATTCCAAAATCGCCAGCTCCTACCTGCCCGCTGAAATTCAAGGCGAGCTTGCGACTATGGTCATTGATACGATCAATCAGCCGAGCCGCGTGCAAATTCGTTACCGCGACGGCTCCGTCGAGGACCTGACGCAGGAGCAAAGCGCAAGAACCATGCGCTACGAGGCGGAAGAATTCAGCCGTTTGATCCGCGAAGGCGTGCTCGAGTCGGCGACGAACTCGCATGCGACGTCCAGCATCGCCATGGCTATCATGGATGAGGCGCGTCGGCAGATCGGGCTGGTGTTCCCAGCGGATCGGGTGTAG
- a CDS encoding Ger(x)C family spore germination protein produces the protein MFKTQYRCLLIGLLAVLTGCGSDQRILEKIGLTHTTCFDLMPEGKLRVTNSIPLSTGEGRRPREVLTTISDSSKGAKVDLSRQTQLTLVSGQMRNILFGWTLAERGFWDDIDTLVRDPSVSPRVKVTVVNGEAHSLIIRNYSNYLRTAKYIDHLLESEIKIQTIPKVTLYDFTRDYYDDGIDPVAPIINELTDHVKVDGIALFQDDRLRMKVDVNESVYFAMMRDDFKMASLPIVLSGEKEKKELVLFDSLINKRRIRVARAGSHSFRVDIQLKVSGVILEYMGDLKISKEEDKHKLEEKIAAKITQHAEAILKRMQQKNVDSLGLGNVVKSSVPYKEWKNMNWREVYPDIEIHCATQVKIKHYGKQK, from the coding sequence ATGTTTAAGACACAGTATCGATGTCTGCTCATTGGTTTGCTGGCGGTGCTGACAGGGTGCGGCAGCGACCAACGCATTCTAGAGAAGATTGGACTCACGCATACGACTTGCTTTGATTTAATGCCAGAGGGGAAACTGAGAGTAACCAATAGCATACCTCTCTCAACGGGTGAAGGGAGACGACCCAGAGAAGTGCTGACGACCATTTCGGATAGCAGTAAGGGTGCGAAGGTGGATCTCTCCAGACAGACTCAGTTGACACTAGTCAGCGGGCAGATGCGCAATATCTTGTTCGGGTGGACGTTGGCTGAACGAGGTTTCTGGGACGATATCGACACATTAGTGAGAGATCCGTCCGTCTCGCCGCGGGTTAAAGTGACTGTAGTGAACGGAGAAGCCCACTCTTTAATTATCCGAAACTACAGCAATTATTTGCGGACCGCCAAGTACATTGACCATCTGTTAGAATCCGAGATCAAGATCCAAACTATTCCGAAGGTAACGCTATATGATTTTACAAGAGATTATTATGATGATGGGATTGATCCCGTTGCTCCAATTATCAACGAATTGACCGATCATGTTAAGGTAGATGGTATCGCCTTATTTCAGGATGATCGCCTTCGGATGAAGGTGGATGTGAATGAGTCGGTTTATTTTGCTATGATGCGCGATGATTTCAAAATGGCTTCGTTGCCTATTGTGCTTAGTGGAGAGAAAGAAAAGAAAGAACTTGTTCTGTTTGATTCCTTGATCAATAAGCGGCGTATCCGTGTTGCTCGTGCAGGCTCGCATTCCTTTCGGGTGGACATTCAATTGAAAGTAAGCGGCGTCATTCTGGAGTATATGGGAGACTTGAAGATCAGTAAGGAAGAGGATAAACATAAGTTGGAAGAAAAGATTGCGGCTAAAATCACACAGCATGCAGAAGCGATCCTGAAGAGAATGCAGCAGAAAAATGTGGATAGTCTCGGGCTTGGCAATGTCGTGAAATCGAGTGTTCCCTATAAGGAATGGAAAAATATGAACTGGCGTGAGGTGTATCCTGACATCGAGATTCATTGTGCAACCCAAGTAAAGATCAAGCATTATGGGAAACAGAAATGA